The following are from one region of the Paenibacillus sp. JZ16 genome:
- a CDS encoding DUF4349 domain-containing protein, which translates to MGKRGSWIAALMLIVLLVSGCSSGSQDKSAGSAAPVEKQVTSTDHASNKTDGGAAEAESATADKSKNSAEEPASADAELPNMPSPAQTSGAGFNSQDLSRGLNQKLMYKANIVMEIQDYGKAQSEVRNTVTLSGGYIVNFSETQSSSEKGGTFIVKVPANGFSSFIDRLENIAHESLQRSIEGQDVTEEYIDLESRLKAKQIMEEQYVAFMKKATKTTDLVAFANELERIQSEIEQMKGRMRYIDQNVSYSTVEIRLYESPEKKDDPKTSAIQAPLGQRVSQAFQGSIDVITIIIQWIIVILSGSLPLLVIAAFVLLILWLARRSGQRKREEAARIRKLLNNGVTSEQGYPEGHKDEDKRLKDE; encoded by the coding sequence GCTGCTCTTCGGGTTCTCAAGACAAAAGCGCCGGAAGTGCCGCGCCCGTCGAAAAGCAAGTAACATCGACGGATCATGCCTCAAACAAAACAGACGGAGGTGCGGCGGAAGCCGAAAGCGCAACGGCGGATAAGAGCAAGAACAGCGCCGAGGAGCCGGCATCGGCGGATGCTGAGCTTCCGAATATGCCATCGCCTGCCCAGACTTCCGGCGCAGGGTTTAACTCGCAGGATTTGTCACGCGGCCTCAACCAAAAGCTGATGTACAAAGCGAATATCGTGATGGAGATTCAGGACTATGGAAAAGCGCAGTCGGAAGTCCGGAACACAGTGACGCTTTCCGGCGGTTATATTGTTAATTTCAGCGAAACCCAGTCCAGCAGCGAAAAAGGCGGCACGTTTATTGTGAAAGTTCCTGCGAACGGTTTCTCCTCCTTTATAGACCGTTTGGAGAACATTGCGCATGAAAGCCTGCAGCGAAGCATCGAAGGGCAGGACGTGACCGAGGAATACATCGATTTGGAATCCAGGCTTAAGGCCAAGCAAATCATGGAGGAGCAGTACGTCGCCTTCATGAAAAAAGCAACAAAAACGACCGACCTTGTCGCTTTTGCCAACGAGCTGGAGCGCATTCAATCCGAAATCGAGCAGATGAAAGGCCGGATGCGTTACATTGATCAAAACGTGTCTTACTCCACGGTAGAAATCAGGCTTTACGAGTCGCCCGAAAAAAAGGATGATCCCAAAACGTCCGCCATTCAAGCGCCGCTCGGACAGCGGGTTTCCCAAGCTTTTCAGGGCAGCATCGATGTGATCACCATCATCATCCAATGGATTATCGTCATCCTTTCCGGCTCACTTCCCTTATTGGTCATCGCGGCCTTCGTTCTGCTCATCCTATGGCTGGCACGAAGATCGGGGCAGCGGAAACGGGAAGAGGCAGCCCGAATACGAAAGCTGCTCAATAACGGCGTGACATCGGAGCAAGGATATCCGGAAGGCCACAAGGACGAGGATAAACGATTGAAAGACGAATAA
- a CDS encoding NAD-dependent epimerase/dehydratase family protein, producing MLTVAELEAKLAEPSAQLVADLASLEGDILVLGVGGKMGPSLARLAANAVREGGGGKRIIGVSRFSNQEARRELEEAGVQTMSCDLLNDGELQQLPEAPNVIYMAGNKFGTTGREYFTWAMNSYLPGRVAEKFKQSRMVVFSSGNVYPFSPVGSGGVNESVAPEPVGEYAQSCLGRERVFEYFSHQNGTPMAIYRLNYAIDMRYGVLHELARSIHEDRPIHLAMGHANIIWQGDANEMALRSLLHCSSPPEIINITGPETMSIRWAAQEMAARMGKEVTFTGTESETALLNNAAKSHQLFGYPKVSLLQMLDWTAAWVQSGGESWNKPTHFQERKGKF from the coding sequence ATGTTAACCGTTGCGGAATTAGAAGCGAAGCTGGCGGAGCCTTCAGCACAGCTTGTTGCCGATCTGGCATCTTTGGAGGGGGATATTCTTGTGTTGGGCGTCGGCGGGAAAATGGGTCCCAGCCTTGCAAGGCTGGCGGCCAACGCCGTTCGGGAAGGCGGTGGAGGCAAACGGATCATCGGCGTATCGCGGTTCTCGAACCAGGAGGCTAGACGTGAGCTGGAGGAGGCGGGCGTTCAGACGATGTCGTGCGACCTGCTGAACGATGGGGAACTGCAGCAGCTGCCCGAGGCTCCGAACGTGATCTACATGGCGGGCAATAAATTCGGCACGACCGGGCGTGAATATTTTACTTGGGCGATGAACTCGTACTTGCCGGGCCGGGTGGCCGAGAAATTCAAGCAATCCAGAATGGTCGTATTTTCATCAGGAAATGTGTACCCGTTCTCACCGGTGGGCAGTGGCGGAGTCAACGAATCCGTTGCGCCGGAGCCGGTTGGAGAGTATGCGCAGTCTTGTCTCGGCAGAGAGCGCGTCTTTGAATATTTTTCCCACCAGAATGGTACGCCGATGGCGATTTACCGCCTGAATTATGCCATCGACATGCGGTACGGCGTTCTGCATGAGCTGGCCAGATCGATTCACGAGGACCGGCCGATTCACCTGGCGATGGGGCATGCGAATATCATATGGCAAGGAGATGCCAATGAGATGGCGCTCCGTTCGCTCCTGCACTGCAGCTCTCCTCCGGAGATCATCAACATTACCGGACCGGAGACGATGTCGATCCGCTGGGCGGCACAGGAAATGGCGGCACGGATGGGCAAGGAAGTGACCTTTACGGGTACGGAATCCGAGACCGCACTCCTGAACAATGCTGCGAAGTCCCACCAGCTGTTCGGTTATCCGAAGGTGTCTCTGCTGCAGATGCTGGACTGGACCGCAGCATGGGTGCAATCGGGCGGCGAGAGCTGGAATAAGCCGACTCACTTCCAAGAGAGAAAGGGGAAATTCTAA
- a CDS encoding dihydrodipicolinate synthase family protein, translated as MSGQVPATQRLAPEKLKALHEGLVIPAHPLALDENRKLDERRQRALTRYYAASGAGGVAVGVHSTQFEIRDKGIDLYEPVLRLAAEEVRKAGLDRPFIMVAGVCGPTEQAVEETEIARKLGYDAVLLSMGGLSGWSEEDILRRTEKIAQRMPVIGFYLQPSVGGNIFSFDFWRAFAEIPNIVAIKMAPFNRYQTIDVVRAVCYSSRRDDIALYTGNDDNIVNDLLTTYQFQVDGTLVTKPIVGGLLGHWAVWTKKAVELLEEIKEARTEKQFAKEWLIRNVEITDSNAAFFDPAHQFAGCIPGIHEVLRRQGLLQGTWCLNPHETLSPGQSEEIDRVYRDYPHLNDDDFIQEHLESWLAD; from the coding sequence ATGAGCGGACAGGTTCCTGCAACTCAACGTTTAGCCCCCGAGAAGCTTAAAGCTCTGCATGAAGGGCTTGTCATACCGGCTCACCCGCTTGCTTTGGATGAGAACCGAAAGCTGGACGAACGACGCCAGCGGGCATTAACGCGCTATTATGCGGCATCCGGTGCGGGCGGTGTTGCCGTCGGCGTTCATTCGACCCAATTCGAGATCCGTGACAAGGGCATCGACTTGTATGAACCCGTGCTGCGACTTGCGGCAGAAGAGGTTCGAAAAGCGGGGCTCGATCGGCCGTTCATTATGGTGGCCGGCGTCTGCGGCCCCACGGAGCAGGCTGTAGAGGAAACGGAGATCGCCCGCAAGCTCGGCTATGACGCCGTCCTCCTCAGCATGGGCGGTTTAAGCGGCTGGAGTGAAGAAGACATTCTAAGGCGCACGGAGAAGATTGCGCAGAGGATGCCGGTGATCGGGTTCTACCTTCAGCCGTCGGTTGGCGGCAACATCTTCTCCTTCGACTTTTGGCGCGCCTTCGCCGAAATTCCGAATATCGTGGCAATCAAGATGGCTCCCTTCAACCGCTATCAGACGATTGACGTCGTCCGTGCCGTCTGTTATTCGAGCCGCAGAGATGACATTGCGCTCTATACGGGGAATGATGATAACATCGTCAACGATTTGCTGACGACGTATCAATTCCAAGTGGACGGGACGCTGGTCACCAAGCCTATCGTCGGCGGTCTGCTCGGTCATTGGGCGGTCTGGACCAAGAAAGCGGTAGAGCTGCTGGAAGAAATCAAGGAGGCACGCACAGAGAAGCAATTCGCGAAGGAGTGGCTCATACGCAATGTGGAGATTACCGACTCCAATGCGGCCTTTTTTGATCCCGCACATCAGTTTGCAGGCTGTATTCCGGGCATCCATGAGGTGCTCCGCAGGCAGGGGCTGCTGCAAGGCACATGGTGCCTGAATCCGCATGAAACGCTGTCTCCCGGACAATCCGAAGAGATTGACAGAGTCTACCGGGATTATCCGCATTTGAACGATGACGATTTTATACAAGAGCACTTGGAAAGTTGGCTGGCGGACTGA
- the sdaAB gene encoding L-serine ammonia-lyase, iron-sulfur-dependent subunit beta codes for MRFKDVFSIIGPSMVGPSSSHTAGAVRIGRAARRIFGAFPDQAEIVFYGSFAETYRGHGTDLAVVGGLLDFATDDMRIRNSIELAEAAGIELNFKTAQNVAFHPNTVELRLTDGDHTDVIAGASIGGGSVEMLRVNGFDVKFTMNYPVLLVFHDDTPGMVAHITRLLEAGGVNIAYMDVDRKGRGGDAMTVVESDEAVPAELMKHIEGLPSVHRVVVADLTVEEAQS; via the coding sequence ATGCGGTTTAAAGATGTGTTTTCTATTATTGGGCCCAGTATGGTGGGGCCGTCGAGCTCTCATACCGCTGGGGCCGTGCGGATCGGAAGGGCTGCGCGGCGCATATTTGGAGCATTCCCCGATCAAGCGGAAATTGTGTTCTACGGTTCTTTTGCCGAAACCTACCGCGGCCACGGCACCGATCTGGCTGTCGTGGGCGGATTGCTCGATTTTGCCACGGATGATATGCGTATCCGGAATTCGATCGAGCTTGCGGAGGCGGCAGGCATTGAACTTAATTTCAAAACGGCACAGAATGTGGCCTTTCACCCGAACACCGTTGAGCTGAGGCTGACGGACGGCGATCATACCGACGTCATTGCAGGCGCTTCCATTGGCGGAGGCAGTGTGGAAATGCTGCGCGTGAACGGTTTCGACGTTAAGTTTACGATGAATTATCCGGTGCTGCTGGTCTTTCATGATGATACGCCGGGCATGGTCGCGCATATCACCCGGCTCCTGGAGGCAGGCGGCGTCAACATTGCCTATATGGACGTGGACCGCAAGGGAAGAGGCGGCGATGCCATGACGGTGGTGGAGTCGGATGAAGCGGTCCCGGCTGAGTTGATGAAGCATATCGAAGGGCTGCCGAGCGTGCACCGCGTCGTCGTTGCGGATTTGACAGTAGAGGAGGCGCAGTCATGA
- the sdaAA gene encoding L-serine ammonia-lyase, iron-sulfur-dependent, subunit alpha yields MKFSTLEQIIACCREDQVTIGQLMLNEQIKETGKSKEETFKQMADYYGIMKEAVHRGIHEPVPSKSGLTGGDAVRVHQYMSNGVPALGTDACTALAYALSVSEVNASMGRIVATPTAGSCGIIPGVFVSTQERFGWEDERLVMGLFSAGAIGYVIANNSFISGAEGGCQAEVGSAIGMAAGALTELRGGTPEQAVHAVGLALKNSLGLICDPVGGLVEIPCIVRNGFGAVTALAASDMALAGVRSVIPSDEVIDVMLEVGTAMPAKHRETAKGGLAQTPTGKKILKDLYGKEGKKLREKGAKAKKDEMGE; encoded by the coding sequence ATGAAGTTTTCTACGCTGGAGCAAATCATTGCGTGCTGCCGGGAGGACCAGGTTACAATCGGCCAGTTGATGCTGAATGAGCAGATCAAGGAAACCGGCAAGAGCAAGGAAGAGACGTTTAAACAAATGGCCGATTATTACGGCATTATGAAGGAAGCGGTGCACCGGGGGATCCATGAACCTGTTCCTTCCAAAAGCGGACTGACCGGCGGGGATGCCGTGCGCGTCCATCAATATATGAGCAACGGGGTGCCTGCGCTCGGTACCGACGCTTGCACGGCACTGGCCTACGCGCTGTCCGTGTCCGAAGTGAATGCCTCCATGGGGCGCATCGTGGCCACGCCGACAGCAGGCTCCTGCGGCATTATCCCCGGCGTATTCGTCAGCACGCAGGAGCGCTTCGGCTGGGAAGACGAGCGTCTGGTGATGGGGCTGTTTAGCGCAGGCGCGATCGGCTACGTGATCGCCAATAATTCGTTTATTTCCGGTGCGGAGGGCGGCTGTCAAGCCGAAGTGGGCTCAGCCATCGGCATGGCGGCAGGCGCTCTGACAGAGCTGAGGGGCGGCACGCCGGAGCAAGCGGTTCATGCCGTTGGACTTGCACTGAAAAATTCCTTAGGGCTCATCTGCGACCCGGTTGGCGGACTGGTCGAGATTCCTTGCATCGTGCGCAACGGCTTCGGCGCCGTGACCGCGCTGGCGGCATCGGATATGGCGCTGGCCGGCGTTCGAAGCGTCATCCCGTCGGATGAAGTGATTGACGTGATGCTGGAAGTCGGCACGGCTATGCCGGCCAAGCACCGGGAAACGGCGAAGGGCGGACTTGCGCAGACGCCGACAGGAAAAAAAATCTTGAAGGATTTGTACGGCAAGGAAGGCAAGAAATTACGGGAAAAGGGTGCCAAAGCCAAGAAAGACGAAATGGGTGAATGA
- a CDS encoding ABC transporter substrate-binding protein, which yields MTKKWFRMALVFTLIISILAACSGGDKEAAPETDGDTAPPTAPADPDQYGDTGGLALPLVDKPTTINWMVVSEKTNLNDSLLAKEIEKRTGIKVNFQAYSSATFQDKLKVTVASGKLPDIIHGLTPPELKKIGKQKAVVAINEYLDMLPNFKKMYVDENPWVIPSFGDESGNIYTWPVANINRDVNHGFLYRKDIFDELGIKEWTNTDEFYQALKKLKEAYPDSYPYASKTKEHIFRDWAFGWGIGGANYPTYYDETAKVWKYATIQPEHKEMLDFMKKLYNEGLLDPEFMTDTDDSWTAKMTSGNKSFVTYDWIGRLDLFYNQVKDQNPNYDLRYGNPVGPTGNGKTIESITNGFSIAVANNDNKEAALKLLDYLTSPSGATLVTMGVEGETFKMEGDKAVYPELTDVPLVDISVLEDRYGLWLQGLYVNSDKRSVYFNYTEKEQEAQDKLLNGNKFEPLDPVVNFTDDETATIAEIQTSLKKLADEFNAKYILNKNYGDAEWQQWQVQAEKQGAKQLVDIFNAAQKRLDEATN from the coding sequence ATGACAAAAAAGTGGTTTCGCATGGCACTCGTATTTACATTAATCATTTCGATCCTGGCCGCATGCAGCGGAGGAGATAAAGAGGCAGCTCCCGAAACGGACGGAGACACAGCACCTCCAACGGCACCGGCAGATCCCGATCAATATGGAGATACAGGAGGCCTCGCGCTTCCATTGGTCGATAAACCGACAACGATCAATTGGATGGTCGTCAGCGAGAAAACCAATCTGAACGATTCCTTGCTTGCCAAGGAAATCGAGAAGCGAACCGGAATCAAAGTGAATTTCCAGGCTTATTCCTCGGCTACGTTTCAAGACAAACTGAAAGTAACCGTTGCATCCGGCAAGCTCCCGGACATTATCCATGGGCTGACGCCTCCGGAGCTGAAGAAGATCGGCAAACAGAAAGCGGTTGTTGCCATTAACGAATATCTCGACATGCTGCCGAACTTCAAAAAAATGTATGTGGACGAGAACCCGTGGGTCATTCCGTCCTTCGGAGACGAATCCGGCAACATCTATACCTGGCCGGTTGCGAACATTAACCGTGACGTCAACCACGGCTTCCTGTACCGCAAAGATATTTTCGATGAGCTGGGCATCAAGGAATGGACGAATACCGATGAGTTTTACCAGGCTCTGAAGAAGTTGAAGGAAGCCTATCCGGACTCCTATCCTTACGCCTCCAAGACGAAGGAGCACATTTTCCGCGACTGGGCCTTCGGCTGGGGAATCGGCGGAGCCAACTATCCGACGTATTACGACGAGACGGCGAAGGTGTGGAAATACGCTACGATACAGCCAGAGCACAAAGAAATGCTCGATTTTATGAAGAAGCTGTATAACGAGGGACTCCTGGATCCGGAATTCATGACGGATACCGACGATTCCTGGACGGCGAAAATGACGTCAGGCAATAAATCCTTTGTGACCTATGACTGGATCGGACGTTTGGACCTGTTCTACAACCAGGTGAAGGATCAAAACCCGAATTATGACCTGAGATACGGAAATCCGGTTGGACCGACCGGCAACGGCAAAACGATCGAGAGCATCACGAACGGCTTCAGCATCGCGGTAGCAAACAACGACAACAAGGAAGCTGCCCTGAAGCTGCTCGACTACCTGACGAGCCCGTCCGGCGCAACGCTGGTAACGATGGGCGTGGAAGGCGAGACGTTCAAGATGGAAGGCGATAAAGCCGTCTATCCGGAGCTGACCGACGTGCCGTTGGTGGATATCAGCGTGCTGGAGGACCGTTATGGTCTGTGGCTGCAAGGTCTGTATGTCAATTCCGATAAGCGCAGCGTGTACTTCAACTACACGGAGAAGGAGCAGGAAGCTCAGGATAAGCTGCTGAACGGAAATAAATTCGAGCCGCTGGATCCGGTTGTGAACTTTACGGATGACGAAACCGCAACGATTGCGGAAATCCAAACCTCGCTGAAGAAATTGGCGGATGAATTTAACGCAAAATACATTCTGAACAAAAACTACGGCGATGCCGAGTGGCAGCAATGGCAGGTTCAGGCTGAGAAGCAGGGAGCTAAACAGCTCGTCGATATTTTCAACGCAGCCCAGAAGAGATTGGATGAAGCCACGAATTAA